From Variovorax sp. J2L1-78, the proteins below share one genomic window:
- the odhB gene encoding 2-oxoglutarate dehydrogenase complex dihydrolipoyllysine-residue succinyltransferase: MSIVEVKVPELSESVAEATMLTWKKKAGEAVAVDEILIEIETDKVVLEVPAPSAGVLAEIVQGDGATVTAGQVIAKIDTEGKAGAAAPAAAPAAAPAAAAPAPAQAAAAATGGSKSDVAMPAAAKLLADNNLSTGDVAGSGKDGRVTKGDVLGAVASGTTAKAPAAAPAPAAKPALQQVAAPSSPKDLGERPEQRVPMSRLRARIAERLLQSQSTNAILTTFNEVNMAPVMEMRKKFQDQFTKEHGVKIGFMSFFVKAAVHALKKFPVINASVDGNDIVYHGYFDIGIAVGSPRGLVVPILRNADQMSFAEIEKKIAEFGKKAQDGKLGIEDMTGGTFSISNGGTFGSMLSTPIINPPQSAILGVHATKDRAVVENGQIVIRPMNYLAMSYDHRIIDGREAVLGLVAMKEALEDPSRLLFDI, translated from the coding sequence ATGTCTATCGTTGAAGTCAAAGTCCCTGAGTTGTCGGAATCGGTGGCCGAAGCCACCATGCTCACCTGGAAGAAGAAAGCCGGCGAAGCCGTCGCCGTCGATGAGATCCTGATCGAGATCGAGACCGACAAGGTCGTGCTCGAAGTGCCGGCGCCGTCGGCCGGCGTGCTGGCCGAGATCGTGCAAGGTGACGGTGCTACCGTGACGGCCGGGCAGGTCATCGCCAAGATCGACACCGAAGGCAAGGCCGGCGCCGCAGCGCCTGCGGCCGCACCGGCTGCAGCACCCGCTGCCGCCGCACCTGCACCCGCTCAGGCCGCAGCGGCCGCCACCGGCGGTTCCAAGTCCGACGTGGCAATGCCCGCTGCCGCCAAGCTGCTGGCGGACAACAACCTGTCGACCGGCGACGTGGCCGGCTCCGGCAAGGACGGCCGCGTGACCAAGGGCGACGTGCTTGGCGCCGTGGCGTCGGGCACCACCGCCAAGGCCCCGGCCGCCGCGCCGGCGCCGGCCGCCAAGCCCGCGCTGCAGCAGGTCGCTGCACCGTCGAGCCCGAAGGACCTGGGCGAGCGCCCCGAGCAGCGCGTGCCGATGAGCCGCCTGCGCGCCCGCATCGCCGAGCGCCTGCTGCAATCGCAGTCGACCAACGCCATCCTGACCACCTTCAACGAAGTCAACATGGCCCCGGTCATGGAGATGCGCAAGAAGTTCCAGGACCAGTTCACCAAGGAACACGGCGTGAAGATCGGCTTCATGAGCTTCTTCGTGAAGGCCGCGGTGCATGCGCTGAAAAAGTTCCCGGTCATCAACGCCTCGGTCGACGGCAACGACATCGTCTACCACGGCTACTTCGACATCGGCATCGCCGTCGGTTCGCCGCGCGGCCTGGTGGTGCCCATCCTGCGCAATGCCGACCAGATGAGCTTCGCCGAGATCGAAAAGAAGATCGCCGAATTCGGCAAGAAGGCGCAAGACGGGAAGCTGGGCATCGAAGACATGACCGGCGGCACCTTCTCCATCTCCAACGGCGGCACCTTCGGCTCGATGCTGTCGACGCCCATCATCAACCCGCCGCAGTCGGCCATCCTGGGCGTGCACGCGACCAAGGACCGCGCCGTGGTCGAGAACGGCCAGATCGTCATCCGCCCGATGAACTACCTGGCGATGTCGTACGACCACCGCATCATCGACGGCCGCGAAGCCGTGCTGGGCCTGGTCGCCATGAAGGAAGCGCTGGAAGACCCGTCGCGCCTGCTGTTCGACATCTGA
- a CDS encoding 2-oxoglutarate dehydrogenase E1 component — protein MSDSSPVYQAYQGNTYLFGGNAPYVEEMYENYLENPGSVPDNWRSYFDALQHVPAADGSNARDVAHLPVINAFAERAKQGTTKVVQASGADSELGRQRTAVQQLIAAYRNVGARWADLDPLKRTERPAIPELEPSFYGLRDADLETVFNTSNTFFGKDTMSLRDLLNALRETYCGTIGVEYMYTTDQNHKRWWQQKLETTRTNPQLNADQKKHVLERLTAAEGLERFLHTKYVGQKRFSLEGGESFIVSMDELINEAGAKGVQEIVIGMAHRGRLNVLVNSLGKMPADLFAEFDHTAPEDLPSGDVKYHQGFSSDVSTRGGPVHLSLAFNPSHLEIVNPVVEGSVRARMDRRGDPLGKQVLPIIVHGDAAFAGQGVVMETLALAETRGYSTGGTVHIVINNQIGFTTSDPRDSRSTLYCSDIVKMIEAPVLHVNGDDPEAVVLATQLALDFRMEFQKDVVVDIICFRKLGHNEQDTPSLTQPLMYKKIAQHPGTRKLYADKLAAQGLGATLGDDMVKAQRAAFDAGKNTSDPVLTNFKSKYAVDWSPFLNKKWTDAGDTAIPTAEWKRLAEKITMVPAGFTVHPLVKKVLDDRAAMGRGDVNVDWGMGEHMAFASLVASGYPVRLSGEDSGRGTFTHRHAVLHDQNREKFDEGTYVPLQNVAENQAPFVVIDSILSEEAVLAFEYGYASNDPNTLVIWEAQFGDFVNGAQVVIDQFIASGEVKWGRVNGLTMMLPHGYEGQGPEHSSARLERFMQLSADTNMQVVQPTTASQIFHILRRQMVRNLRKPLVILTPKSLLRNKDATSPLSEFTKGSFQTVIPDAKDLKADKVKRVIACSGKVYYDLAKKREERGSDDVAIIRVEQLYPFPHKAFSTELKKYPNLVDVVWCQDEPQNQGAWFFVQHYIHENMAEGQKLGYSGRAASASPAVGYSHLHQEQQKALVDGAFGKLKGFVLTK, from the coding sequence ATGAGCGATTCCTCGCCCGTCTATCAAGCCTACCAAGGCAACACCTACCTCTTCGGCGGCAACGCGCCCTATGTCGAAGAGATGTACGAGAACTACCTCGAAAACCCCGGCAGCGTGCCCGACAACTGGCGCTCGTACTTCGATGCGCTGCAGCATGTGCCGGCCGCCGACGGCAGCAATGCCCGCGACGTGGCGCACCTGCCGGTCATCAATGCCTTCGCCGAGCGCGCGAAGCAGGGCACGACCAAGGTGGTGCAGGCCAGCGGGGCCGACTCCGAACTCGGCCGCCAGCGCACGGCCGTCCAGCAACTGATCGCCGCCTACCGCAACGTCGGCGCGCGCTGGGCCGACCTCGATCCGCTCAAGCGCACCGAGCGCCCGGCGATCCCCGAACTCGAACCTTCGTTCTATGGTCTGCGCGACGCGGACCTCGAAACGGTGTTCAACACGAGCAACACCTTCTTCGGCAAGGACACGATGTCCCTGCGCGACCTGCTCAACGCCTTGCGCGAAACGTACTGCGGCACCATCGGTGTCGAGTACATGTACACGACCGACCAGAACCACAAGCGCTGGTGGCAGCAGAAGCTCGAGACGACCCGCACCAACCCGCAGCTCAATGCCGACCAGAAGAAGCATGTGCTCGAACGCCTGACGGCTGCCGAAGGCCTGGAACGCTTCCTGCACACCAAGTACGTCGGCCAGAAGCGCTTTTCGCTCGAAGGTGGCGAGAGCTTCATCGTCTCGATGGACGAGTTGATCAACGAGGCTGGCGCCAAGGGCGTGCAGGAGATCGTGATTGGCATGGCCCACCGCGGCCGCCTCAACGTGCTGGTCAATTCGCTCGGCAAGATGCCGGCCGACCTGTTCGCCGAGTTCGACCATACCGCTCCCGAAGACCTGCCCAGCGGCGACGTGAAGTACCACCAGGGCTTCAGCTCCGACGTGAGCACGCGCGGTGGCCCGGTGCACCTGAGCCTCGCGTTCAACCCGTCCCACCTCGAGATCGTGAACCCGGTGGTCGAGGGGTCGGTGCGTGCCCGCATGGACCGTCGCGGCGACCCGCTCGGCAAGCAGGTGCTGCCGATCATCGTGCACGGCGACGCCGCCTTCGCCGGGCAGGGCGTCGTGATGGAAACGCTGGCGCTGGCCGAGACGCGTGGCTATTCCACCGGCGGCACGGTGCACATCGTCATCAACAACCAGATCGGCTTCACCACCAGCGATCCGCGCGACAGCCGCTCGACGCTGTACTGCTCGGACATCGTCAAGATGATCGAAGCACCCGTGCTGCACGTGAACGGCGACGACCCTGAAGCCGTGGTGCTGGCCACCCAGCTCGCGCTGGACTTCCGCATGGAGTTCCAGAAGGACGTGGTCGTCGACATCATCTGTTTCCGCAAGCTGGGCCACAACGAGCAGGACACGCCGTCGCTCACCCAGCCGCTGATGTACAAGAAGATCGCCCAGCACCCGGGCACGCGCAAGCTGTACGCCGACAAGCTGGCCGCGCAGGGCCTGGGCGCGACGCTGGGCGACGACATGGTCAAGGCGCAACGCGCCGCCTTCGACGCCGGCAAGAACACGTCCGACCCGGTGCTCACCAACTTCAAGAGCAAGTACGCCGTCGACTGGAGCCCCTTCCTCAACAAGAAGTGGACCGATGCCGGCGACACGGCCATCCCCACGGCCGAGTGGAAGCGTCTGGCCGAGAAGATCACCATGGTGCCGGCCGGCTTCACCGTGCATCCGCTGGTCAAGAAGGTGCTGGACGACCGCGCCGCCATGGGCCGCGGCGACGTCAATGTCGACTGGGGCATGGGCGAACACATGGCCTTCGCCTCGCTGGTGGCCAGCGGCTATCCGGTGCGCCTCTCGGGTGAAGACTCGGGCCGCGGCACCTTCACGCACCGCCATGCGGTGCTGCACGACCAGAACCGCGAGAAGTTCGATGAAGGCACCTATGTGCCGCTGCAGAACGTGGCCGAGAACCAGGCCCCGTTCGTCGTGATCGACTCGATCCTGTCCGAAGAGGCCGTGCTGGCCTTCGAATACGGCTACGCTTCGAACGACCCGAACACGCTCGTGATCTGGGAAGCGCAGTTCGGCGACTTCGTCAACGGTGCGCAGGTCGTGATCGACCAGTTCATCGCGTCGGGCGAAGTCAAGTGGGGCCGCGTCAACGGCCTGACGATGATGCTGCCGCATGGCTACGAAGGCCAGGGCCCCGAGCACAGCTCGGCGCGCCTGGAGCGCTTCATGCAGCTGAGCGCCGACACCAACATGCAGGTGGTGCAGCCGACCACGGCCAGCCAGATCTTCCACATCCTGCGTCGGCAGATGGTGCGCAACCTGCGCAAGCCGCTGGTCATCCTCACGCCCAAGTCGCTGCTGCGCAACAAGGACGCGACCTCGCCGCTGTCCGAGTTCACCAAGGGTTCGTTCCAGACCGTCATCCCCGACGCGAAGGACCTCAAGGCCGACAAGGTCAAGCGCGTGATCGCCTGCTCGGGCAAGGTCTACTATGACCTGGCCAAGAAGCGCGAAGAGAGGGGCAGCGACGACGTGGCCATCATCCGCGTCGAGCAGCTCTATCCGTTCCCGCACAAGGCCTTCTCCACCGAGCTGAAGAAGTACCCGAACCTGGTCGACGTGGTGTGGTGCCAGGACGAACCGCAGAACCAGGGCGCCTGGTTCTTCGTGCAGCACTACATCCACGAGAACATGGCCGAAGGCCAGAAGCTGGGCTACTCCGGTCGCGCCGCCTCGGCATCGCCGGCGGTCGGCTATTCGCATCTGCACCAGGAGCAGCAGAAGGCGCTGGTCGACGGCGCGTTCGGCAAGCTCAAGGGTTTCGTCCTCACGAAGTGA